GATTTAAAAGAAAATAAATCACATATAAGTTTATTTACAGATTCTTCTAAAACTTTAATTTTATTTGATAGTAATGGAAAAGCTTATTATATACCAGCCTTTATGATTCAAAATATAAAACAGAAGGGAATAAATATTTCGGAATTTATTGAGGATAAAATAAACGTGTTAAGTGCTGTATCTACTTTTAGATTTGAAGAAGATATGAGTATATATTTTGTATCACAAAAAGGATTAATAAAAAGAACTCAATTAAATGAATTAAGGGCAGAGGTAAGCTCAACTCAAGTTTATAAGTTTAAAGATAAAGAAGATAAATTAGTAAGTATACTCATGAAGGGAAATGAAGAAGAAAAAAATATATTAATAATAACAGAAAAAGCAATGGCTATAAGATTTAAAAGTAATGCTGTAAATCCTATGGGGAAAATGGCATCAGGAGTTACAGGTATAAGTTTAAAAGATTTAGATAAAGTAATATTAGCATTAATAATAGATGAAAATGATACAGGAAAAATAAAAATAAAAACAAAGTCTAAGGATAAAGGAACTATAGAAATAAATAAAATAAAAGTTCAAAATAGAGCAGGTATTGGAAATGGTTTAATGCCTCTTCTACTAAATGATTTCCTAGAGAAAGTAGAAATAAAAAAATAATATTATAAATTAAATATTAAAAAATCTATATAAGAAGGAGCAGTATGTATGAATTTAACAGAAGTCTTCATTGAAAATCCCGTAATAGCAGCAATACGAGATGAAAAGGATTTGGAAAAGGTATTAGAAAGTAATGTTAAAATAGTATTTGTACTTTTTGGAAACATCATAAATATAAGAGGAATATGCCATAAACTAAAAGAAAAGCAAAAGAAAATTTTTGTCCATGTGGATATGATAGATGGATTAAAAGGAGACGCAGCTGGAATAGAATACTTAAAAGAATGTGTAGAATTAGATGGTATAATAAGCACAAAAACTTCTAACATAAAACATGCTACACAAGTAGGATTATATGCTATACAAAGAATTTTTATAATAGATTCTTTGTCTTTAAAAACAGGAATAAAAAATATATTAGAACATAGACCTACAGCAGTAGAAGTTATGCCTGGAATAGCAAGTAAAATAATAAATAAATTAGAAGCAAAAGTGAAAAATATTCCTATAATAGCAGGAGGCTTAATAAAAGAAAAAAAAGATGTAATAGAGTCTCTATCTGCAGGTGCAGTAGCTATATCAACTACTTCTAGGGATCTTTGGGATCTTTAAAAATTAAGTTATATGAAAATAGTAAATAATATAAATTTATATATTAAGATTATATAAAGAACATAGCATATTTATTCATAAGTTAAATTATATATAAAATTTTATAATTGAAAAATAGAATTATATTCACATATGTTTTTTTAAAAAATCCGATGACTACTCGCTAATATTCCCATCTTCTTCAAAGGGCAAGTAAAGAGTGGCTGTATCACTGGATAACGATTTCTAAGTTTTAGAGGAAGTAAAAACTCTATCTAAAACTTAGAAATCTGTTTATATCATATATAATGTATAAAGTAGTTTAAAGAAGATGTGAAAGCATGTCCTCTTTTATTTTTTCTACAGAATCTTTTTTTAGATTTTCTAATATTTTAAAAGCGAAGTATATAGCTAGAGATGGCCCTCTACTGGTTATTATATTTCCATCTTGAACCACTAAATCTTCTTTGTAAATTCCTTCTTTTAATTCATTTTCAAAACCAGGATAAGAAGTGACTTCTTTTCCTTTTATTATATTTGCTTTGCTCAAAACTATTGGACCTGCACATATAGCAGCTATTAATTTTTTATCTTTATTAAATTTTCTTACTAAATTGATTACTTTACTATTATCTCTTAAATTAGTAGAACCAGGCATCCCACCAGGGATGACTAAAGCATTATATTCATTAGTTTTGATTTCCTCTA
Above is a window of Clostridium sporogenes DNA encoding:
- a CDS encoding glycerol-3-phosphate responsive antiterminator, which encodes MNLTEVFIENPVIAAIRDEKDLEKVLESNVKIVFVLFGNIINIRGICHKLKEKQKKIFVHVDMIDGLKGDAAGIEYLKECVELDGIISTKTSNIKHATQVGLYAIQRIFIIDSLSLKTGIKNILEHRPTAVEVMPGIASKIINKLEAKVKNIPIIAGGLIKEKKDVIESLSAGAVAISTTSRDLWDL
- a CDS encoding DJ-1/PfpI family protein, which gives rise to MTKVLVFIAEGFEEIEALTVVDVLKRANIQCDMCSITCNKEVMGAHNISVNADKTLEEIKTNEYNALVIPGGMPGSTNLRDNSKVINLVRKFNKDKKLIAAICAGPIVLSKANIIKGKEVTSYPGFENELKEGIYKEDLVVQDGNIITSRGPSLAIYFAFKILENLKKDSVEKIKEDMLSHLL